In Methanofastidiosum sp., the following are encoded in one genomic region:
- a CDS encoding site-specific integrase — MEEDFYRFLRGNKKLASTTSMNLITRLPRGWMDWSEDELHELYFEILDSNRHSSSSKHSAHYAIKYLCEFKGYKFDYKPPRVHHKRRQSIEPEDVWKILDKIDNDRDLALILTHLYTGLRPTEILALKKEDLDLDKGTIIVKNTKTYQDRIVPIHKKPMMALRKYLSKRNDDCPSLFYSFREKTPMTLFAYRFALKKYCKMARIKRVTPYQLRHTFATQFIENGGDVLILKSIMGHSNIKTTEGYVHENTRMIMKGYEKACPEF; from the coding sequence TTGGAAGAAGATTTCTATAGGTTTCTTAGGGGAAATAAAAAACTTGCAAGCACAACATCAATGAATTTAATTACAAGGCTGCCAAGGGGATGGATGGATTGGTCTGAAGATGAGTTGCATGAATTATATTTTGAAATACTCGATTCTAATAGACACTCATCTTCAAGCAAGCACAGTGCTCATTACGCAATAAAATATCTATGCGAATTCAAAGGGTATAAATTCGATTATAAACCACCTAGAGTTCACCATAAGAGAAGACAGTCAATAGAGCCTGAAGACGTGTGGAAGATTTTGGACAAAATAGACAATGATAGGGATTTGGCCTTAATTTTAACTCACCTATATACTGGCTTAAGGCCTACAGAAATTTTGGCCTTAAAAAAAGAAGATCTTGATCTTGACAAAGGTACAATTATAGTAAAAAATACAAAAACATACCAGGACCGCATAGTTCCAATTCACAAAAAACCTATGATGGCGTTAAGAAAGTATCTTTCCAAAAGAAATGATGATTGCCCTTCACTATTCTATTCTTTTAGAGAAAAAACTCCAATGACTTTGTTCGCATATAGATTTGCATTGAAAAAATATTGTAAAATGGCTAGAATAAAAAGAGTCACACCTTATCAGCTTAGGCACACATTTGCCACACAGTTTATTGAAAATGGTGGAGATGTCCTTATTCTAAAGAGCATAATGGGCCATTCAAACATTAAAACTACTGAAGGCTATGTTCATGAGAATACGAGGATGATTATGAAGGGATATGAGAAAGCATGCCCTGAATTTTAA
- a CDS encoding NAD/NADP octopine/nopaline dehydrogenase family protein has translation MADKLRDEIMEKIKSATGNKPTFCVIGAGNGGLAMAGYLAYYGFSVNIWTRDKVKMEALAAAGGIEVEGKIEGFGELNKTDVDFQKSIEDVDVIMVVIPANGHREIGEKLVKYVRPGQTIVLNPGRTGGALELYNMFRKEGKIREDLIIAEAQTFLFVARKLGVHKVRIFDIKRSVPVSAVRSYKNPDLIKILRMAFPQFTPTSDVLHTSLGNVAVMFHPGVMLLNTGWVENHGNFEYYLEGISPGVAKLLEHIDMERIKIAEAVGIRVPSLKDWLYFSYGSTGSDLYESVQTTPAYKGVMAPPTIHHRYILEDVPMSLVPMSSLGKKFGVETKCIDSLINIACCQQERDFWSEGRTVEHMGIKNFDLKTIKRLIAGEIV, from the coding sequence ATGGCCGATAAATTGAGAGATGAAATAATGGAAAAAATAAAAAGTGCTACAGGTAATAAACCAACTTTTTGTGTAATAGGTGCCGGAAATGGCGGTCTTGCAATGGCAGGATATCTTGCATATTATGGTTTTTCAGTTAACATATGGACCCGAGACAAGGTGAAGATGGAGGCGTTGGCAGCTGCAGGTGGCATTGAAGTTGAGGGAAAAATAGAAGGGTTTGGAGAGCTAAATAAAACAGATGTAGATTTTCAAAAGTCAATTGAAGATGTAGATGTAATAATGGTCGTCATACCTGCAAACGGTCACAGGGAGATTGGTGAAAAACTTGTAAAATATGTAAGGCCTGGGCAAACTATTGTTTTAAATCCAGGCAGAACAGGTGGAGCGTTAGAGCTTTACAACATGTTTAGGAAAGAAGGAAAAATAAGAGAAGACCTTATAATCGCAGAAGCTCAGACTTTCTTATTTGTCGCTAGAAAACTCGGAGTCCATAAAGTTAGGATATTTGATATTAAAAGATCAGTTCCAGTTTCTGCAGTTAGGTCCTATAAGAATCCTGATCTTATTAAAATATTGAGAATGGCATTTCCACAGTTTACTCCTACATCAGACGTTCTTCACACAAGTTTGGGAAATGTTGCAGTTATGTTCCACCCTGGAGTAATGCTACTTAATACTGGCTGGGTAGAAAATCATGGTAATTTTGAATATTATTTAGAAGGGATTTCACCAGGAGTTGCTAAATTATTGGAACATATAGATATGGAAAGAATAAAAATTGCAGAGGCAGTTGGCATAAGAGTTCCTTCTTTGAAAGATTGGCTCTATTTCTCTTACGGTTCAACTGGTTCTGATCTCTACGAATCAGTACAAACTACCCCTGCGTATAAAGGTGTAATGGCCCCTCCAACTATCCACCATAGATACATCTTAGAAGACGTTCCAATGAGTCTTGTTCCAATGTCATCACTTGGTAAAAAATTTGGTGTTGAAACAAAATGTATTGATTCCCTTATTAATATAGCATGTTGCCAGCAAGAAAGGGATTTTTGGTCTGAAGGCAGAACTGTAGAGCATATGGGGATTAAGAACTTCGACTTAAAAACAATAAAGAGGCTAATCGCAGGTGAGATAGTATGA
- a CDS encoding DUF1622 domain-containing protein, with the protein MLVQIIEYISLAIGLVGIAVIIYGSIISFVKFLNNELKRIKAKIYLKDNDILRLSFGTYLLLGLEFLIAADIIRTILKPSLEEVAILGAIVAIRTVINYFLDIEIDEVQHHSDSNTEIKL; encoded by the coding sequence ATGTTAGTTCAAATTATTGAGTATATTTCTTTGGCCATAGGACTAGTAGGAATAGCAGTCATTATTTATGGTAGTATAATATCCTTTGTGAAATTTCTTAATAATGAACTTAAAAGAATCAAAGCTAAAATTTATCTAAAAGATAATGATATACTTAGATTATCATTTGGAACATATTTATTACTCGGATTGGAGTTTCTTATAGCCGCTGATATAATAAGAACTATTTTAAAACCTAGTTTAGAAGAAGTTGCAATTTTAGGTGCAATAGTTGCCATAAGAACTGTAATCAATTACTTTTTAGACATTGAGATTGACGAAGTTCAACATCATTCTGATAGTAATACTGAAATTAAATTATGA
- a CDS encoding DEAD/DEAH box helicase family protein, with amino-acid sequence MIELRDYQQKAAESLKRKVQNVLDTPDNGVVIFQAPTGSGKTVMVSEMLKKLARDNPTKYSFVWISVRMLHEQSKEKLEKYYEDDRLIECSYFEDLQDRKIRENEILFINWHSINKKDINIYVRENEQDNNLNAIIQNTKEEDREIILIIDESHHTAKSDKSKELIEVIGPKVTIEVSATPHLKESVSEIENISLAKVKAEEMIKSEVSINPEFLGKKVGSKDSDTIIIEEALKKREQLKNLYQKENSNINPLVLIQLPDSKADLSNKKDEVIEILRKEKITEQNQKLAVWLSEEKTDNLLNIEKNDDDTEVLIFKQAIALGWDCPRASILVIFRESKSFTFTIQTIGRIMRMPELKYYAEEELNKGFVFTNLPNIEITEDYAKDYVTVYESKRDSGKYKNIELSSIFLKRQRQRTRLSGEFTRIFIGLAEETNLKDKINLEPLEIVSPIIADGKILDIDKIGEVEHKGQIEVSLNESEIQKKFDKFIYDNCMPYAPADSSDRMKTAIYQFFRQNYKFEKYDPRTQRIVLGKENVQTFVDLINLSKEEYKLKVVETINEKRDKIDIPKWEVPIIISYNSKYKRESHPNSIMKPFYARSPSRPEQLFMETLDNSKNVEWWYKNGDSEIKYFAVPYEDENKIERPFYIDFIVKFNDETIGLFDTKSGITAKEAGPKAEGLQKYINSKKNKKLWGGIVIESRGSWRYNDKQKYQYNPNDLSDWKVLEL; translated from the coding sequence ATGATAGAGCTAAGAGATTACCAACAAAAAGCAGCCGAGAGTTTAAAAAGAAAAGTTCAAAATGTTTTAGATACGCCTGACAATGGAGTTGTAATATTTCAAGCACCTACAGGAAGTGGAAAAACTGTAATGGTGTCTGAAATGTTGAAAAAACTCGCGAGAGATAATCCTACAAAATATTCTTTTGTTTGGATTTCTGTAAGGATGTTGCACGAGCAAAGTAAAGAAAAATTAGAGAAATACTATGAAGATGACAGATTAATAGAATGCTCATATTTTGAGGATTTACAAGATAGAAAAATAAGGGAAAATGAAATTTTATTTATTAATTGGCACAGTATAAATAAAAAAGATATTAACATATACGTTAGAGAAAATGAACAAGACAATAATCTAAATGCAATAATTCAAAACACAAAAGAAGAGGACAGAGAAATTATTCTAATTATTGATGAAAGTCACCACACTGCAAAATCTGATAAATCAAAAGAACTAATTGAGGTAATAGGGCCAAAAGTTACAATTGAAGTTTCTGCAACGCCCCATTTAAAAGAAAGTGTTTCAGAAATTGAGAATATTAGTCTTGCAAAAGTAAAAGCGGAAGAGATGATCAAATCTGAAGTTTCTATTAACCCTGAATTTTTAGGGAAAAAAGTAGGATCTAAAGATTCTGATACTATAATCATAGAAGAAGCTCTTAAGAAGAGAGAACAATTAAAAAATCTTTACCAAAAAGAAAATTCAAATATCAATCCCCTTGTTCTTATCCAACTTCCAGATAGTAAAGCGGACTTGTCAAATAAAAAAGATGAAGTTATTGAAATTCTAAGAAAAGAAAAAATAACGGAACAAAATCAAAAACTTGCAGTATGGCTCTCCGAAGAAAAAACAGATAATCTGCTAAATATAGAAAAAAACGATGATGACACAGAAGTATTGATTTTTAAACAAGCGATTGCACTAGGGTGGGACTGTCCCAGAGCATCAATCTTAGTTATATTTCGGGAATCAAAGAGCTTTACCTTTACAATTCAAACAATAGGCAGAATTATGAGAATGCCCGAGTTAAAGTATTATGCTGAAGAAGAATTAAATAAAGGCTTTGTATTCACAAATCTTCCTAACATAGAGATTACAGAAGATTATGCAAAAGATTACGTTACGGTATACGAATCTAAACGTGATAGTGGCAAATACAAAAATATAGAATTGTCGTCTATCTTTCTGAAAAGACAAAGACAAAGAACAAGACTGTCTGGAGAATTTACTAGGATATTTATTGGTCTAGCAGAGGAAACAAATCTAAAAGATAAAATTAATCTTGAACCTTTAGAAATTGTAAGTCCAATCATTGCAGATGGCAAAATCTTAGATATAGATAAAATTGGCGAAGTTGAACATAAAGGCCAAATTGAAGTTAGTTTAAATGAATCCGAAATCCAAAAGAAATTTGATAAATTCATCTACGATAATTGTATGCCTTACGCTCCAGCAGATTCAAGCGATAGAATGAAAACTGCAATATATCAATTCTTCAGGCAAAATTACAAATTTGAAAAATATGATCCAAGAACACAAAGAATTGTTTTGGGTAAAGAGAACGTCCAAACATTTGTTGATTTAATAAATCTTTCAAAAGAAGAATACAAATTAAAAGTGGTCGAAACTATTAATGAGAAACGAGATAAAATAGATATTCCAAAATGGGAAGTACCTATTATAATTAGCTACAATAGTAAATACAAAAGAGAATCCCATCCAAATTCAATAATGAAACCTTTTTATGCTAGGTCTCCGAGTCGACCAGAACAATTATTTATGGAAACATTAGACAATTCAAAAAATGTTGAATGGTGGTACAAAAATGGAGATAGCGAGATTAAATATTTTGCAGTTCCTTATGAAGATGAGAACAAAATAGAAAGACCATTTTATATTGATTTCATTGTAAAATTCAACGATGAAACAATTGGACTTTTTGATACTAAAAGCGGAATTACCGCAAAAGAAGCTGGTCCAAAGGCAGAAGGGCTGCAGAAATATATTAACTCTAAAAAGAATAAAAAACTCTGGGGTGGAATTGTAATAGAATCCCGGGGGAGTTGGAGGTATAATGACAAACAAAAATATCAATATAATCCAAATGATCTTTCAGATTGGAAAGTATTAGAGCTATAA
- the pyrG gene encoding CTP synthase (glutamine hydrolyzing), translated as MRYVVVTGGVISGLGKGVTTASIAKIIQSMGHKVTVVKIDPYVNVDAGTMSPFEHGEVFVLDDGGEVDLDLGNYERFLNIHLTKAHNITTGKAYLKVIEKERKGDYLGKTVQIIPHITDEIKTEIRNVARGHDVTIIEVGGTVGDIESMPFLEALRQLSIEEDVVFIHVTLVPTLSVVGEPKTKPTQHSVKALREVGISPHIIVCRSVEKLNEKSKEKIALFTNVKVDHVISAPDVEDIHYIPLIFNEEKIGQKILDQFKMDGKPNLSLWKSILCRDYKKDVNLAIVGKYADLHDSYLSISQALKHASFKTCYKTRISWIEAEDFENKEISNELDRFDGILVPGGFGSRGVEGKINVIKNARENNIPFLGICLGFQLAVIEYARNVCGLKSANTTEVCDTQQPVIDLLPEQKKISAKGGTMRLGASEILLDKGSMIYSLYNTDKIYERHRHRYEVNKEYVDIILKNKGLIFSGKSPNGLMEVLEIKDHPFYLGTQFHPEFKSRVEAVAPTFYGLVKAMGEKQ; from the coding sequence ATGAGATATGTGGTAGTTACCGGAGGAGTTATTTCTGGTCTGGGCAAGGGGGTGACTACTGCCTCTATAGCAAAAATAATTCAATCAATGGGACACAAAGTAACTGTTGTTAAAATAGATCCTTATGTTAACGTAGATGCAGGAACTATGTCTCCTTTTGAGCATGGAGAAGTTTTTGTTTTAGATGATGGAGGAGAGGTAGACCTAGACCTAGGAAATTATGAAAGATTTCTTAATATACACCTGACTAAAGCACACAATATCACTACAGGAAAAGCTTATCTTAAAGTCATTGAAAAGGAAAGAAAGGGAGACTATCTTGGTAAAACTGTTCAGATTATCCCTCATATCACTGACGAGATAAAAACTGAAATAAGAAATGTTGCAAGAGGTCATGATGTAACTATTATTGAAGTTGGGGGAACTGTGGGGGATATTGAGAGTATGCCCTTTCTTGAGGCTTTAAGGCAGCTTTCTATTGAAGAAGATGTTGTTTTTATTCATGTTACACTAGTGCCTACCCTAAGTGTTGTTGGAGAACCAAAGACAAAACCAACTCAACATTCAGTAAAAGCACTAAGGGAAGTCGGAATTAGCCCGCATATAATTGTCTGTAGAAGTGTTGAAAAGTTAAATGAAAAATCAAAAGAAAAAATTGCACTTTTTACAAATGTGAAAGTTGATCATGTTATTAGCGCTCCTGATGTTGAAGATATTCATTATATACCTCTTATTTTTAATGAAGAAAAGATAGGGCAGAAGATTTTGGATCAATTCAAAATGGATGGGAAACCAAATCTTTCGTTGTGGAAATCAATTCTTTGTAGAGACTATAAAAAAGACGTAAATCTTGCAATAGTAGGGAAATATGCGGATCTCCATGACTCCTATCTCAGTATATCCCAGGCACTTAAGCATGCTTCATTTAAAACGTGTTACAAGACCAGAATATCATGGATAGAGGCTGAAGATTTTGAAAATAAAGAAATATCAAATGAACTTGACAGGTTTGATGGTATATTGGTACCTGGAGGATTTGGATCAAGGGGTGTAGAGGGAAAAATAAACGTAATAAAAAACGCTAGAGAAAACAACATTCCTTTTTTAGGAATATGTCTTGGTTTCCAGCTTGCTGTTATAGAATACGCTAGAAATGTCTGTGGTCTTAAAAGTGCCAATACTACCGAAGTTTGTGATACGCAACAGCCAGTTATTGATTTACTGCCAGAACAAAAAAAGATTTCAGCCAAAGGTGGAACTATGAGACTTGGGGCTTCAGAAATTTTGCTTGATAAAGGTTCGATGATATATTCATTGTATAACACAGATAAAATATATGAGAGGCATAGACATAGGTATGAAGTTAACAAAGAGTATGTTGATATCATACTAAAGAATAAAGGCTTAATATTTTCAGGTAAATCGCCAAATGGTTTGATGGAAGTTCTAGAAATTAAAGACCATCCTTTCTACTTGGGAACTCAATTTCATCCTGAGTTTAAATCAAGAGTGGAGGCAGTTGCACCAACGTTCTATGGTCTTGTAAAAGCAATGGGTGAAAAACAATGA
- a CDS encoding universal stress protein, translating to MSELIKKILVPVDGSTPSQKAVEYAAWVASKTGAQVMLLQVVDADKLKLTYEAMDRFLPEWEDKIKGTDDIKRYSPFFDEQLNCMLEDPLCKRANNILKEMTKYAEKLSVKPKTMMKLGRVVDTIVQTAEDEKCDHIIVGKTGLTGIKRLAMGHVAEDVAKYAPCRVTVVP from the coding sequence ATGAGTGAATTAATAAAGAAAATATTAGTTCCAGTAGATGGATCTACACCTTCTCAAAAGGCTGTAGAATATGCTGCATGGGTAGCAAGTAAGACTGGGGCTCAGGTAATGTTGCTCCAAGTAGTAGACGCAGATAAATTAAAACTAACATATGAAGCAATGGATAGATTCTTGCCTGAGTGGGAAGATAAGATAAAAGGAACAGACGACATAAAGAGATACTCTCCTTTTTTTGATGAGCAGCTTAATTGTATGCTTGAAGATCCATTATGTAAGAGGGCAAACAATATTCTAAAAGAAATGACAAAATATGCTGAAAAACTTAGCGTTAAGCCAAAGACAATGATGAAACTCGGAAGAGTTGTCGATACAATTGTACAAACAGCAGAAGATGAAAAATGCGACCATATTATTGTTGGTAAAACAGGGCTTACCGGAATAAAGAGATTGGCCATGGGACATGTGGCAGAAGATGTAGCTAAATATGCTCCGTGCAGAGTTACAGTTGTCCCTTAA
- the hxlB gene encoding 6-phospho-3-hexuloisomerase, whose translation MNVKSSVRNIISEISSVMEEIDENTVEEVISEILKANKIFIVGAGRSGLVGKSFAMRLMQIGFRVYVVGETITPSMEEGDLLIAISNSGETKSVCLASQIAMTIKGNIVGITSNKNSKLAKKSTKTIIIDAKHRTDPARFVQKGFHNEVPSFAPLGTLFEVSTFLFFEGLIGSLMERTNRKEEDLKKMHSLLE comes from the coding sequence ATGAATGTAAAATCCTCTGTAAGGAACATAATATCTGAAATAAGTTCCGTTATGGAAGAAATTGATGAAAATACTGTTGAAGAAGTAATATCTGAGATTTTGAAAGCAAACAAAATATTTATTGTAGGTGCTGGTAGAAGTGGCCTTGTCGGAAAATCATTTGCTATGAGACTTATGCAAATAGGTTTCAGAGTCTATGTTGTGGGGGAAACTATAACCCCATCGATGGAAGAAGGAGACTTACTTATTGCGATATCAAATTCTGGAGAAACAAAAAGTGTTTGTTTGGCATCGCAAATAGCTATGACAATTAAAGGAAACATAGTTGGAATTACTTCCAACAAAAATTCTAAGTTAGCAAAAAAATCTACAAAAACAATAATAATAGATGCAAAACATAGGACAGATCCTGCTAGATTTGTGCAAAAAGGATTTCATAATGAAGTACCTTCATTTGCCCCGCTAGGTACGCTCTTTGAAGTTTCTACGTTTCTATTCTTTGAAGGATTAATAGGATCTCTAATGGAAAGAACTAATAGAAAAGAAGAAGATTTGAAAAAAATGCATTCTCTCCTTGAATAG
- the arcC gene encoding carbamate kinase, whose translation METIVVALGGNAIKQADEKGTHEEQFRNVEIACEAILKLIKDGYEVVITHGNGPQSGNLMVQQDAASNIVPPMPMDAVGAMTQGQIGYMIQQTLQNMMKEKKMNIPVATVVTQVVVSKDDPDFQDPSKPVGNFFTEVEAKKIAAETGYVIDPKPGQDHIDKKMKGHVIKKVKPTGDKPYRRVVPSPDPVRPAEAVAIKKLVDSNVVVIASGGGGVPVVEDKNGMLMGIDGVIDKDKAGERLAEAVEADIFLVLTDVEVAYLNFGKPDQKPVNKMTVAEAKNYLKEGHFLAGSMGPKVLACIRFIEEAKGKKAIITSLNKAEDALMEKTGTTIVP comes from the coding sequence ATCGAAACTATTGTTGTTGCACTTGGTGGAAACGCCATAAAACAAGCTGACGAAAAAGGAACTCATGAAGAGCAGTTCAGAAACGTCGAAATTGCTTGTGAAGCTATTTTAAAATTAATAAAAGATGGATATGAAGTCGTGATTACACATGGTAATGGGCCTCAGTCAGGGAATCTGATGGTTCAGCAAGATGCTGCCTCAAACATTGTTCCACCGATGCCAATGGACGCTGTGGGTGCCATGACACAGGGACAAATAGGGTATATGATACAACAAACTCTTCAGAATATGATGAAAGAGAAGAAGATGAATATACCAGTTGCCACTGTTGTCACCCAAGTGGTAGTATCAAAAGATGACCCTGATTTCCAAGACCCTTCGAAACCTGTAGGTAATTTTTTCACAGAGGTAGAAGCAAAAAAAATTGCTGCTGAAACAGGGTATGTGATTGATCCAAAACCCGGTCAAGATCATATTGACAAAAAGATGAAAGGACACGTGATTAAGAAAGTAAAACCTACCGGAGACAAACCATACAGAAGAGTTGTTCCTTCTCCAGATCCAGTTAGACCTGCAGAAGCTGTTGCAATAAAAAAACTTGTAGACAGTAACGTTGTTGTTATTGCATCAGGCGGTGGTGGAGTGCCTGTCGTAGAGGACAAAAATGGTATGTTGATGGGAATTGATGGGGTAATAGATAAAGATAAGGCCGGAGAAAGACTTGCAGAAGCGGTTGAAGCTGATATATTTTTAGTACTAACAGATGTAGAAGTGGCTTACTTAAACTTTGGAAAACCTGATCAAAAGCCTGTGAACAAGATGACAGTTGCCGAAGCTAAGAATTACTTAAAAGAAGGTCATTTTCTTGCAGGTAGTATGGGGCCAAAAGTTTTAGCTTGTATTAGATTCATAGAAGAAGCAAAGGGGAAAAAAGCTATTATTACATCTCTTAACAAGGCAGAAGATGCACTTATGGAAAAGACTGGGACTACCATTGTTCCATAA
- a CDS encoding Zn-dependent hydrolase encodes MYKCNLERMRDKIKTFSEYGDAGHGGITRYSLSPEAIQARNEFKRRMEAIGATIEVDDIANMYATIQGTSPDAKRIVMASHVDSVKNGGNYDGILGVVSAMEILETVKEQKIPHKHPLTAMIWTNEEGSLYPPAMMASGIVCYDYLPEKIRGKFKYEDMMASKSVLDPTKTFREALAKSGFQGDKKYRLNPENYLYMFELHIEQGPILADAGNHVGVVDCVLGMFNYRLRFYGQTVHAGTFPMSKRKDAFFAAGQALCYIHAEIDKLNIPELVYTTGEVTCHPCVHTCVPDFFDFCIDVRHEDPKILEKVLAIVKSCADREWVGCKCEVEKAWNRDTVYFDKKLVGYVKESAEKAGIKHQYIHSGAGHDAQFASYMIPTTMIFVQSKDGLSHCEPEYSTIEHCTEGATVMLNAVLKADRD; translated from the coding sequence ATGTATAAATGTAATTTGGAAAGAATGCGTGATAAAATAAAAACATTTTCTGAATATGGTGATGCTGGACACGGGGGAATTACAAGATATTCACTTTCCCCAGAGGCAATTCAAGCAAGAAACGAATTTAAAAGAAGAATGGAGGCAATTGGTGCAACAATTGAAGTGGATGATATCGCCAACATGTACGCAACAATTCAAGGCACATCCCCAGACGCTAAGAGAATTGTAATGGCCTCTCATGTGGACTCTGTTAAAAATGGAGGTAACTATGATGGCATCTTGGGGGTTGTGTCTGCAATGGAAATTCTTGAAACTGTTAAAGAACAAAAGATTCCTCATAAACATCCGCTGACTGCTATGATCTGGACAAATGAGGAAGGTTCCCTATACCCACCTGCAATGATGGCATCCGGTATCGTATGTTATGATTACTTACCTGAGAAAATCCGTGGAAAGTTCAAATATGAAGATATGATGGCTTCAAAGAGTGTCTTAGATCCAACAAAAACTTTTAGAGAGGCTCTGGCCAAATCAGGATTTCAAGGAGATAAGAAATATAGGCTCAATCCGGAAAACTATTTGTACATGTTTGAATTACATATTGAACAGGGACCAATTCTTGCGGATGCAGGTAATCATGTGGGTGTTGTTGACTGCGTACTGGGAATGTTTAATTATAGACTTAGATTTTATGGGCAGACGGTACACGCAGGCACCTTCCCAATGTCAAAGAGAAAAGATGCTTTCTTTGCTGCCGGACAGGCACTTTGTTATATCCATGCAGAGATCGATAAATTAAATATACCGGAGCTAGTTTATACGACTGGTGAGGTGACATGCCATCCATGTGTACATACCTGTGTTCCTGACTTCTTTGATTTTTGTATAGATGTAAGGCACGAAGATCCTAAGATACTTGAAAAAGTGCTTGCAATTGTCAAGAGTTGTGCAGACAGAGAGTGGGTAGGCTGCAAATGCGAAGTTGAAAAGGCATGGAACAGAGATACTGTTTACTTTGATAAGAAGCTCGTTGGATATGTAAAAGAGTCTGCAGAGAAAGCAGGCATCAAACATCAGTATATTCATTCCGGGGCAGGACATGATGCTCAGTTTGCATCTTATATGATCCCGACAACAATGATTTTTGTACAGTCCAAAGACGGCTTATCCCATTGTGAACCAGAGTATTCCACAATTGAGCATTGCACGGAAGGTGCTACAGTTATGCTGAATGCAGTATTAAAAGCGGACAGAGACTAA
- a CDS encoding cupin domain-containing protein has translation MGMIVKYEKDTTIFTPNLHFDCDSRWYFKKGEPTGTMSVLRSDFKKGGWADWHDHASADQAYYVIKGKVRVWMDSEDNYADLGPGDMVIFPMGRKHKLKNLTDGELSLVAMNAPAL, from the coding sequence ATGGGAATGATAGTTAAATATGAGAAAGATACAACAATATTTACTCCAAATCTACATTTTGACTGTGATTCTCGTTGGTATTTTAAGAAGGGTGAGCCAACTGGAACTATGTCTGTCCTGAGGTCTGATTTTAAAAAAGGCGGCTGGGCAGACTGGCATGATCATGCAAGTGCAGACCAAGCATACTATGTCATAAAAGGAAAAGTAAGAGTTTGGATGGATAGTGAAGACAACTATGCGGACCTTGGTCCTGGTGATATGGTAATTTTCCCAATGGGGAGAAAGCATAAACTAAAGAATTTAACAGATGGAGAATTATCACTTGTAGCAATGAATGCGCCAGCTTTATAA